A portion of the Anoplopoma fimbria isolate UVic2021 breed Golden Eagle Sablefish chromosome 15, Afim_UVic_2022, whole genome shotgun sequence genome contains these proteins:
- the gchfr gene encoding GTP cyclohydrolase 1 feedback regulatory protein, whose amino-acid sequence MPYMFVSTQIRLETGPTNVGDEYSDPFVMNYLGARKITVLGNNFSEYHVDDPPRLVLDKLEKMGFRVLTMTGVGQTLVWCLHKETG is encoded by the exons ATGCCTTACATGTTCGTCAGCACGCAGATCCGACTG GAGACTGGTCCAACAAATGTGGGGGATGAATATTCGGATCCATTCGTCATGAATTACCTGGGAGCAAGGAAAATAACCGTGCTGGGGAACAATTT TTCCGAGTACCATGTGGACGATCCACCTCGCCTGGTGTTGGACAAGCTGGAGAAGATGGGCTTCCGCGTGCTGACGATGACGGGGGTGGGACAGACGCTGGTGTGGTGCCTCCACAAGGAGACAGGGTGA